From the genome of Leptolyngbya iicbica LK, one region includes:
- a CDS encoding Uma2 family endonuclease — MALAIDHSAPQKPLSFDEFLAQYGGDNRYELIDGEVFELEPTGQHEEVAALITTKICVQIEAAGLPWFVLQRGLLRPANAGMTAFRPDVAVIDRNELVKEPLWSEQSILTLGSSIKFVAEVVSSNWQNDYARKVEDYAALGIPEYWIADYAGLGGTRHIGKPKLPTLSICTLVDGEYEIQQFRGSEIAISPTFTELQLTAEKVLSANG, encoded by the coding sequence ATGGCTCTTGCGATCGACCACTCAGCACCACAAAAGCCACTCAGCTTTGACGAGTTCCTTGCTCAGTATGGTGGCGATAACCGCTATGAACTCATTGATGGAGAGGTGTTCGAATTGGAACCAACAGGTCAGCATGAAGAAGTTGCCGCCTTGATCACGACAAAAATCTGTGTCCAAATTGAGGCAGCAGGCTTACCTTGGTTTGTCCTCCAACGCGGACTGTTACGTCCTGCTAATGCTGGCATGACCGCGTTTCGACCTGATGTTGCAGTGATAGATCGCAACGAGTTGGTCAAAGAGCCGTTGTGGTCTGAGCAATCGATTTTAACGCTAGGCAGTTCCATTAAATTCGTGGCGGAAGTTGTGAGCAGCAACTGGCAAAATGACTATGCTCGTAAGGTCGAAGACTATGCAGCTCTGGGGATTCCAGAATATTGGATTGCTGACTATGCAGGGTTAGGCGGCACTAGACATATCGGCAAGCCCAAACTGCCCACTCTATCCATCTGTACGCTAGTGGATGGCGAATATGAAATTCAGCAGTTTAGGGGAAGTGAGATCGCCATTTCGCCAACCTTTACAGAGTTACAACTAACGGCTGAAAAAGTTTTAAGCGCTAATGGATAG
- a CDS encoding NAD-dependent malic enzyme: MVQLTPNSSYGLTLRLKLPNQTGRLAQLTQAIADAGGNLEDVRLLERNRQWVTREITVDASSSEHAEEIIAAVKQVDQVVLLKAEDRTFRLHEGGKIEVTSRIAVRNQDDLAMAYTPGVGRVCKAIAADPERVYDLTVKQNMVAIVTDGSAVLGLGNLGPEGALPVMEGKALLFKEFAGIDAFPVCLATQDTDEIVETVKRIVPVFGGVNLEDISAPRCFEIEARLKAETDIPIFHDDQHGTAIVVLAALTNALKLVGKSFGDIRIVINGAGAAGVAIALLLQKAGAQNILLCDRQGILSRDRTDLNPQKQAFAVEESGQLADAMKNADVFLGVSAPGVVSVDMVKSMAADPIVFAMANPIPEIQPELVSGLVAVMATGRSDYPNQINNVLAFPGVFRGALDCRAKAMTTGMFLEAAHAIAALVTPDDLDAEHIIPSVFDPRVSQAVASAVQQAAREEGVARV; this comes from the coding sequence ATGGTTCAACTCACGCCCAACTCTAGCTACGGTCTGACGCTCCGCCTCAAGCTGCCGAATCAGACGGGCAGGTTGGCCCAGCTGACGCAGGCGATCGCCGATGCCGGGGGCAATTTAGAAGACGTGCGGCTGTTAGAAAGAAACCGGCAGTGGGTGACCCGCGAGATTACGGTGGATGCGTCGAGTAGTGAACATGCGGAAGAAATTATTGCTGCCGTCAAACAGGTGGATCAGGTGGTGCTGCTGAAAGCCGAGGATCGCACCTTTCGGCTGCACGAAGGGGGCAAGATTGAGGTGACCAGTCGCATCGCTGTCCGCAATCAGGATGATTTGGCCATGGCCTATACGCCGGGGGTGGGCCGGGTGTGCAAGGCGATCGCCGCTGATCCCGAGCGCGTCTACGACCTAACGGTGAAGCAAAACATGGTGGCGATCGTCACCGATGGCAGTGCCGTCTTGGGACTGGGTAATTTAGGACCGGAGGGCGCGCTGCCCGTGATGGAGGGCAAAGCGCTGCTGTTCAAAGAGTTTGCGGGCATTGATGCGTTTCCCGTTTGCTTGGCGACGCAAGACACGGACGAAATCGTGGAGACGGTCAAGCGCATCGTCCCCGTATTTGGCGGCGTGAACCTGGAAGATATCAGCGCCCCCCGCTGTTTTGAAATTGAGGCGCGGCTCAAAGCCGAGACGGATATTCCCATTTTTCACGACGATCAGCACGGCACCGCGATCGTCGTTCTGGCAGCGCTGACCAATGCCCTGAAATTAGTGGGCAAATCCTTTGGCGACATTCGCATTGTGATCAACGGGGCCGGAGCGGCGGGGGTGGCGATCGCCCTCCTCCTGCAAAAAGCCGGAGCCCAAAACATTCTCCTGTGCGATCGCCAGGGCATTCTCTCCCGCGATCGCACCGACCTCAATCCTCAAAAGCAAGCGTTTGCCGTCGAGGAGTCGGGCCAGCTGGCTGACGCCATGAAAAATGCCGATGTCTTCTTAGGGGTCAGCGCACCGGGGGTGGTCTCGGTGGACATGGTGAAGTCGATGGCCGCAGATCCCATCGTGTTTGCCATGGCGAACCCGATTCCCGAAATTCAGCCGGAGTTGGTATCGGGCTTGGTGGCCGTGATGGCCACGGGTCGCAGCGACTATCCCAACCAGATCAATAATGTGTTGGCGTTTCCTGGCGTCTTTCGCGGCGCGTTGGACTGTCGCGCTAAGGCCATGACCACCGGCATGTTTTTAGAAGCCGCTCACGCGATCGCCGCCCTGGTCACGCCGGATGACCTAGATGCCGAACACATCATTCCTTCCGTGTTCGATCCCCGCGTTTCGCAGGCGGTGGCCTCGGCGGTGCAGCAAGCCGCGCGAGAAGAAGGGGTGGCCCGCGTGTGA
- a CDS encoding phasin family protein: MDTNNLLRQIMMIGIGTTSLVAERLREVSDEWVREGRINPEQASRFVDDIMTQFSGESANFDEQIQRQLRNVLQDLGVPQQREMDELRGRLDRLERQVRDLENKMWR, from the coding sequence ATGGATACCAACAACCTGCTCCGTCAAATCATGATGATTGGCATCGGCACGACTTCTCTCGTGGCCGAGCGATTACGTGAGGTGAGCGATGAGTGGGTCCGCGAAGGTCGCATCAATCCCGAGCAGGCCAGCCGCTTTGTGGATGACATCATGACTCAGTTTTCTGGTGAGTCTGCCAATTTTGATGAGCAGATTCAGCGGCAGTTGCGCAACGTGCTGCAAGACTTGGGCGTGCCTCAACAGCGAGAAATGGACGAACTGCGGGGCCGCCTAGATCGCCTGGAACGGCAAGTGCGCGACCTGGAAAATAAGATGTGGCGGTAA
- a CDS encoding SRPBCC domain-containing protein, with protein sequence MPTLRTQIEINAPRAVVWDALMRKDEWRRWNTFLFDADPALSLRQGQAVFLSVRRLEDDEFTDFEPLITLVQPYNCLRWIAKMPGFKSESAFELQDLSPTRTLYTHQQRFKGILSTVFLPFIRQDEKQGMKRMARQLKRYVEHREYRQYQREKRDRRYGL encoded by the coding sequence ATGCCCACCCTGCGAACCCAAATTGAAATTAATGCGCCTCGGGCGGTGGTGTGGGACGCACTCATGCGCAAGGATGAATGGCGACGGTGGAATACCTTTTTGTTTGATGCTGACCCGGCCCTCAGCCTGCGCCAAGGGCAGGCAGTGTTTCTCTCAGTGCGTCGGTTAGAAGATGACGAATTTACCGATTTTGAGCCGCTGATTACGCTGGTGCAGCCTTACAACTGTCTGCGCTGGATTGCCAAAATGCCTGGTTTCAAAAGCGAATCTGCGTTTGAGCTCCAAGATCTCAGCCCCACCCGCACCCTCTACACCCATCAACAGCGGTTCAAAGGCATCCTCTCAACGGTGTTTTTGCCGTTCATTCGGCAGGATGAAAAGCAGGGTATGAAGCGCATGGCCCGGCAACTCAAACGGTATGTTGAACATCGTGAATATCGGCAATATCAACGGGAAAAGCGCGATCGGCGCTACGGCTTATAA
- a CDS encoding GIY-YIG nuclease family protein, with amino-acid sequence MSAGSVYILQNPVLPENMLKIGRTERNVQERAKELFTTGLPEQFNICYERDVPDCVLAEKLIHQKLKKHRYKANREFFVIPLQEAISTVEKVVYEEFDKNAASIHVGIHRLDVNTTFRWTCYSKGIILLFRYENWLADKPKLINFWGCKARDHILLTTRAEDDPSSLIKLANDSCIPGSLSEVITTYPGDRVVIIGSPKLTSSSEQLSLFEPELSIISIIDCWQYGKMIGFMEDIEIHPDGFPIPFGNCFDDKPPAIVHEAFHRVMKMGQPDVCPDQNYIQQLDLES; translated from the coding sequence ATGTCTGCGGGTTCTGTTTACATTCTGCAAAATCCTGTACTACCTGAGAACATGCTTAAGATCGGGAGAACAGAGCGGAATGTGCAGGAAAGGGCAAAAGAGTTGTTTACAACAGGATTGCCTGAACAATTTAATATTTGTTATGAAAGAGATGTCCCTGATTGTGTTTTAGCTGAGAAATTAATTCATCAAAAATTAAAGAAACATCGATATAAGGCTAATCGGGAATTTTTTGTGATACCCCTGCAAGAAGCAATATCGACTGTCGAAAAAGTTGTCTATGAAGAATTTGATAAAAATGCAGCCTCAATTCATGTAGGAATTCATAGGTTGGATGTAAATACTACATTCCGATGGACTTGCTATTCAAAAGGAATTATCCTCCTGTTTAGATATGAAAATTGGTTGGCTGATAAACCTAAACTAATTAATTTTTGGGGTTGCAAAGCTAGGGATCACATACTACTTACGACTAGAGCTGAAGATGATCCTTCAAGCTTAATTAAATTAGCAAATGATTCTTGCATTCCAGGCTCTCTCAGTGAAGTCATAACTACATATCCTGGCGATAGAGTTGTTATCATTGGTTCACCAAAGCTTACATCTAGCTCCGAACAACTATCTCTCTTTGAGCCTGAACTCTCAATAATTAGTATCATTGATTGTTGGCAGTACGGCAAAATGATTGGCTTCATGGAGGATATTGAAATACACCCTGATGGATTTCCAATTCCTTTCGGTAATTGCTTCGATGATAAACCTCCAGCAATAGTTCATGAAGCATTTCATAGAGTTATGAAGATGGGACAGCCAGACGTTTGTCCTGATCAAAATTACATTCAACAGCTTGATCTAGAATCTTAA
- a CDS encoding TIGR03792 family protein: MVIEWLEIRVPAENREAYIRIDDEIWTPALQQYDGFVAKETWIAPDDPELVIFMIRWETREQWKAIPEDELTAITERFDQALNFDYTMAASKEYQVRRFPVSRESAR; encoded by the coding sequence ATGGTCATTGAGTGGCTAGAAATCCGCGTCCCGGCGGAAAATCGCGAGGCGTATATTCGCATTGATGATGAAATCTGGACGCCTGCTCTCCAGCAATACGACGGCTTTGTCGCTAAGGAAACCTGGATTGCTCCAGATGATCCAGAGTTGGTGATTTTCATGATTCGCTGGGAAACGCGGGAGCAGTGGAAGGCCATTCCAGAAGATGAACTGACTGCGATTACTGAGCGTTTTGATCAGGCCTTGAACTTTGATTACACCATGGCCGCGTCAAAGGAATACCAGGTGCGCCGGTTTCCCGTGAGTCGGGAATCCGCACGCTAG
- a CDS encoding FKBP-type peptidyl-prolyl cis-trans isomerase has translation MREILISLAVLATFCVVLLVAQFTGPKGEAIAANVGDTETPIVAETQIAQAAEDLTVEEETTPDETAEETLVTTDSGLQYEDIVEGTGAMPQKGQRVTVHYTGTLEDGTKFDSSRDRNRPFSFTIGVGQVIKGWDEGVMSMRVGGQRKLVIPPELGYGARGAGGVIPPNATLLFDVELLRIG, from the coding sequence GTGCGAGAGATTTTAATCAGCTTGGCAGTGCTAGCGACTTTTTGTGTGGTGCTGTTGGTAGCGCAATTTACCGGACCCAAGGGTGAGGCGATCGCGGCTAATGTGGGCGACACAGAAACCCCCATTGTGGCCGAAACGCAAATCGCCCAAGCCGCCGAAGATTTAACGGTCGAGGAAGAAACGACCCCTGACGAAACCGCTGAGGAAACTTTAGTGACGACTGATTCAGGCTTGCAGTACGAAGACATTGTGGAAGGCACCGGCGCGATGCCCCAAAAGGGTCAGCGAGTCACCGTTCACTACACGGGCACGCTGGAGGACGGAACCAAGTTTGATAGCTCCCGCGATCGCAACCGACCCTTCTCGTTCACCATTGGCGTGGGCCAAGTGATAAAAGGCTGGGATGAAGGCGTCATGAGTATGCGGGTCGGTGGTCAGCGCAAGCTGGTCATTCCCCCCGAATTGGGCTATGGTGCTCGCGGCGCTGGCGGCGTGATTCCCCCCAATGCCACGCTGCTGTTTGATGTCGAGCTACTTCGCATCGGCTAG